One Chiloscyllium plagiosum isolate BGI_BamShark_2017 chromosome 12, ASM401019v2, whole genome shotgun sequence DNA window includes the following coding sequences:
- the agpat3 gene encoding 1-acyl-sn-glycerol-3-phosphate acyltransferase gamma: MSFIAYLKTQFIVHLLLGFVFVVSGFCINFIQLCTLPIWPINKQLYRHLNCRLAYSLWSQLVLLLEWWSGTECTLFTDQATVDQFGKEHVIVILNHNFEIDFLCGWAMCERHGVLGSSKVLAKKELLYVPLIGWTWYFLEIVFCKRRWDEDRDTVVNGLKALQDYPEYMWFLLYCEGTRFTEKKHRISMEVAESKGLPKLKYHLLPRTKGFTTTVKYLRGTVTAVYDVTLNFRDNKNPTLLGILHGKQYHADMCVRRFPLEDIPEDEKECAAWLHRLYQEKDALQEQYVKDGTFPGEAIQPRRRPWAFLNWLFWVIVLLTPLFNFVFGVFVSGSPIVICSFLLFVGAASFSVRRLIGVTEIGKGSSYGNQEFKKRM, encoded by the exons ATGAGTTTCATCGCTTACCTGAAGACTCAGTTCATAGTTCACCTTTTACTTGGATTCGTGTTCGTTGTCAGTGGCTTCTGCATCAACTTTATCCAACTTTGCACTCtccccatttggcccatcaacaaGCAACTGTATCGACATCTCAACTGTCGGCTTGCGTACTCACTGTGGAGCC AGCTGGTCTTGCTGCTGGAATGGTGGTCTGGCACGGaatgtacacttttcactgaCCAGGCCACGGTGGACCAATTTGGCAAGGAGCATGTTATTGTCATCTTAAATCACAATTTTGAGATTGACTTCCTCTGCGGTTGGGCCATGTGTGAAAGACACGGCGTTCTGGGG AGCTCCAAAGTGTTGGCGAAGAAGGAATTGCTTTATGTACCTCTGATCGGATGGACGTGGTATTTCCTGGAGATTGTTTTCTGTAAACGTCGTTGGGATGAGGACAGAGACACGGTTGTAAATGGACTGAAGGCATTGCAGGACTACCCAGAGTACATGTGG TTTCTGTTATACTGTGAAGGCACACGTTTTACAGAGAAGAAACATCGTATTAGTATGGAGGTTGCTGAATCTAAGGGTCTACCGAAGCTGAAATATCACCTGTTACCAAGGACCAAAGGTTTTACCACCACTGTTAAATACCTCAGGGGAACGG ttaCTGCTGTGTATGATGTGACGTTAAACTTCCGAGATAACAAGAACCCAACACTCTTGGGCATACTGCACGGCAAGCAGTACCATGCAGATATGTGTGTCAG GAGGTTCCCTCTAGAAGATATTCCAGAAGATGAGAAGGAATGCGCAGCTTGGCTCCATAGACTGTACCAGGAAAAG GATGCACTTCAGGAGCAGTATGTGAAGGATGGTACCTTCCCTGGGGAGGCCATCCAGCCGAGACGTCGACCCTGGGCCTTCCTGAACTGGCTGTTCTGGGTGATCGTGCTCCTGACTCCACTCTTTAACTTTGTGTTTGGAGTATTTGTCAGCGGTTCCCCTATTGTCATCTGTTCGTTTCTGCTGTTCGTCGGAGCAG catccttctctGTACGAAGGCTTATTGGAGTGACGGAGATTGGAAAAGGCTCTAGTTATGGAAATCAGGAGTTTAAGAAGAGGATGTAG